The sequence below is a genomic window from Lolium perenne isolate Kyuss_39 chromosome 4, Kyuss_2.0, whole genome shotgun sequence.
GGCGATCCGGTGTGTCGTGGTCTGCCTCCGTCGGGAAAAGGTTGGCTCCCGAAGGGTCGCGGCCGTTAGTCCGTTAGACGTCTATCTTTCGAAGATGCCACCTGAAACAAACAGAAAGGACTTTCAAAATGCACAGGAGTAGAGTGCAAAACAAATCGATGTTTTGGGTAAGAGGTCCATGGAATCTTACAAATTAAAGGAGTGGGCTCAGAATGGCCAGTGTACTGGCGTGACGCTCCACGAGACCTATCCGGTGAAACCATCACCCAAACAGTGTGAAAGATATGAAAGCAGTGTGCGGAGGCAACTGCTCTAAATTTTTTGTTGGAAGAACCTTGCACGCACTCACACTATTGGCCATTGTCAATTGCCGTTGCAGCCGAGATGCTCACACGTACTAGAGAAGAAGAAAGACCTCCACTGTCACAACTTGTGGTACCCATCTCGATTGCTTTCGTGGCACCATTGAGCTCCACTAAGATTGCGAAACCTGATGGCATGGCTAAAGTACTCGCAAAACGAGTTCTACACACACCACACAACACAGATCATTGCAACAGGTTACATATCATAAGCACCTAACAAGCTCTTGGTTGTGCAAATTTTCATCCTACTATGTCTATATTTGTACACTACCTAATGTGGACATTAACCTTCGAATACCCAACATTAGTCTACCTCCCTTGGCTCAATTAGGGGCCCACGAAGATTTTCCAAAGACTAAGGTAGGCCCATACATCGGTTCCAACAAAGGAGACCTACTAGGAGGCGGATTCTTGAtggacaaggcaagaagacgtcaATACATATTAGATCTcattgtaacctagtcgagttcggacaggactatcgggacctggcctgctatataaagaccaggagagggcctgccgaGCAACAAGAACAACAGTACATAGAACCATCGCAACTTAGAGCACAAACCAAGAATCCTTGCCTCTCGGCGAGTCGACCATAGCagcctatcggctaccccattgtaacccgccaTATTTGATAAGTCAAGATCATACAAGCAGGATGTAAggattttacctcatcgagggccccgaacctgggtaaatctctctccccgtttgtttggtatccgatgtctcgtgctagcttgcaggattccatcaaccctaagcccctcatgtgcGCATTGCCGAGGAGCTCCCTCGTCAATtgccgccgtctgtgggaacactACTAGTACAAGGCACTTCATCGGCTGCTCCGATCATGTCGGCTACGTCTTCGCCGGCATCACCGATACCATCGGCTCCGTCATCATCGAATTCGAGGAATTCAATTCATGGCGGATCCCTCGTGTTCACTCCGCACACCGACGCGTCACGCTTGGCCCCTTTGGGGCTGCGCGGCGGCATGTACATGACGTTTGGCAGCGTCCACTTCATCGTCGACTCCAGAGGTTTCCTTCGGCTCCGAGGCTCGATTGCGCTTGGCATGGAAAAGGCTGCGACTCCATCAACGGTCACTGTTCCATCATCAACCACAACAGATCTACCATGTTTGCTCAGCAACAACGGCGAAAGTAGTCAAAGGTGTCTGAGTAGCATCGGGAGTAGGCAGGAGCACCGAAAGAGGAGAAGGGATCTCCACTATGAGGCAATTGACCGTGCTGCCAGTCGTACCTGTCAAAACAGCAATCAGGATGACGGGCAATATGGCAAGCGATCAACCATAAGCCGCAACTGACAAATTCGCCTCCCTTAGACGCCTCACCTGCCGGCTCAGAGCAACTAGTCACCCCATGTTACTTGCACGTTTACATCGACCAAAAAGACAACATCGAGAAGGCATCGCATCTGCTCAAGGATTGTCGGCAATTCCTCGATATCCAGAAGCTATGCGAAAAATTAAGGTCCAACTCCGAAGCACTGGCGCACCCGACGAAACAGGGTATAGCTGCCTTTATTCTATCACCCAAGCCGCAGGAATGTTCACACGCGCCAGCCGAAGTTTTCCCTGTATCGCGAGGACAGGTGAATATGATCCACAAAGCTGGCATCTCCAAAAGAGAATCCAAGAAATTTACACGGGAGATAAAACTTGCAGAGGTGGCCATGACAAGTTTACCCGAAtacatcgactggtcagatcaaAGCACCCTGTTTAGCAGAGCAGATCATCCGGCAGTTGTACCGAGGCCTGGTCACGTTGCCCTAGTACTCGAAGCATAGattggtggattcaacatgagtaaggtcttcatggatggaggcaTTTGCCTAAACCTCCTGTTTGCAAGCACAATGAAGGCAATGGGTATGATAGTCGATATGTTAAAAGAATCTGACACACGTTTTCACGGTATTATCCCGGTACTATACcagatggctatggcaggagtcagTGTTATGGGTGCGGCGATAGCAGGAAGAGAGATAGCACCACAACCCGAAAGTGCTCCACGCCGGAGCAgcccaaggcaaaatagtccccgACATACTGTGGCAACAACGCGAGATGCTCGAAGAGAAGGCGACGCAAGGAACACAGTAGCTCAAGCTCGAGTTGACAGAGCACGTGAGGAAAGAAGTCAAGAAACCAGAACACGTGGAAATCTTCGTACACCGGAAGATAGCGATGAGGACTTGTGCGGACTCCCTTGCTTTACCCGAAGGGTTCGCAAAACTCAAGTGCCCACTAGCTTCAAATTACCCGATAACTATAAAAAGTTCGACAGGATGCAAGATCTAGAGGATTGGTTAGCCGATTATCTGGAGACAACAAAGTTGATGGGTGGAACAAGAGCAACAGatatgcaaagcattcaggtccacctgagtggagccgcaagatcctggATGAAGAAGCTGCCAGAGGGATCCATAGATAGCTGGGAAACTTTCGAAGACTTGTTCGTAAGAAATTTtcggtccacttgcaaaaaaccaGCATCAATAGAGCAGCTAAGGACTTGCAAGCAGGAGCCGGATGAATCGATGAGAACATACATTCAACGGTGgagtatcatcaaaaactcggttgAGCATGTATCCGATGAAAGAGCAATCGACACGTTTGTTGCAGGGATCCGAAGGAGAGACCTAATCGAAGAGTTGGGGAGGTCCAACCCAAGGACAATATCATAACTCATGGAAATAGTGAATCGGTGTGACGACGGAGAAGATGCCGTTCATAATAAACAACAAAGGTTACCCGAAGAAGATCGTAATAGAAGCAATAACCAGAATAGGTGAAGTTTCCGCAACTTCGCAGAGTATGACGGTCTCGGCCAagtatcggctggcttccgaggaaacagTGCAAGTGACGATTATCACAGGAGCAATGATCAACGAAGTGATCACAGAGATGCACCAAGTTCCAGCAGACAAAACAATCGGCCGAGGTTTCCAAGGCCATACAATGTGTCACCCAAATATTTGCTTAATTAACGGGCTGTGTCAGGTTCACTTCTACACCGACAATGATGGAAGGAGACAGTCAGGTCACCtccagaaggactgccgaacttttCAAGCTCTGCGAAGGGCGACAGAAAGCACACATGCGGAAGTAGTAAACAGAGGATATGTGCAAGGACCAAGGAGCGAAGTACATGTACCTCTTCCACCACCACCCGCAGTTACTAGTGCAAACCAGCATCAATTGCAAATTGCGGGACCTCCAGGCGCCAATGATGAATTCACAAGTACAAGAGGAGTAGTATCAATGATACAGAAAGGTAGACCTTCGAATAGGTCACATAAGCTAATTTCTCAACAGGTGTACATGGAAGTACATGCACCTCCACCAACTactgagtacctcaattggttggGTCAACCAATAGGATTCTGTATAGAGGATCATCCACCCCAAGTCCCACGGCCAGGACATTCAGCGATGATATTACCAGTGGTTATCGAGGGATATTACGTCTCTcgcatattcatagatggaggaagcAATCTAAATCTCATATACGCGGATACATTGCGGAAGATGAACATCTCGCAGGCTAACTTGGCACCAACGAACACGCGTTTTCACGGCATGGCACTCGAAAAACCAAATTATCCTTTGGGTAAGATCACACTTGACGTGCAGTTTGGAACAAGAGAAAATTTCAGAAAGGAGAAGCTAGAGTTTGAAGTCATCGACtggccgtcgcaatatcacgccctcTTTGGACGAcctgcatatgctaggtttatggctgtgccgcactacacATATTTGTTATGGAGGATCCCGAGACCTAAGGGCCCAataacagtcaaaggaagtttttccctggcagataagtgcgacaaggacttTCACAAGCTTTCCGAAACATTCGGAATGCAAGCTGAATACG
It includes:
- the LOC127303954 gene encoding uncharacterized protein, which produces MALEKPNYPLGKITLDVQFGTRENFRKEKLEFEVIDWPSQYHALFGRPAYARFMAVPHYTYLLWRIPRPKGPITVKGSFSLADKCDKDFHKLSETFGMQAEYEASKLTTNYDMLPGGGRSLQEQAFDNSKDFKEVQIHPTDPKKTTSIATNLDSA